Proteins from one Mycobacterium adipatum genomic window:
- the efp gene encoding elongation factor P yields MASTADFKNGLVLSIEGQLWQITEFQHVKPGKGPAFVRTKLKNILSGKVVDKTFNAGVKVETATVDRRDATYLYRDGSDFVFMDSEDYEQHSLSESLVGRLADFLLEGMKVQIAFNEGAPLYLELPVTVELVVTHTEPGLQGDRSSAGTKPATVETGAELQVPLFINTGDKLKVDSRDGSYLGRVNA; encoded by the coding sequence GTGGCATCAACCGCCGACTTCAAGAATGGACTCGTGCTCTCGATCGAGGGTCAGCTCTGGCAGATCACCGAGTTCCAGCACGTCAAGCCCGGCAAGGGCCCGGCCTTCGTGCGCACCAAGCTCAAGAACATCCTGTCCGGCAAGGTCGTCGACAAGACGTTCAACGCCGGTGTGAAGGTGGAGACGGCCACCGTCGACCGCCGCGATGCCACCTACCTGTACCGCGACGGCAGCGACTTCGTCTTCATGGATTCCGAGGACTACGAGCAGCACTCGCTGTCCGAGTCGCTGGTGGGGCGCCTGGCCGACTTCCTGCTCGAGGGCATGAAGGTGCAGATCGCCTTCAACGAAGGTGCGCCGCTGTACCTGGAGCTCCCGGTCACCGTGGAACTCGTGGTCACCCACACCGAACCGGGCCTGCAGGGCGACCGCTCCAGCGCCGGCACCAAGCCGGCCACCGTGGAGACCGGCGCCGAACTGCAGGTGCCGCTGTTCATCAACACCGGCGACAAGCTCAAGGTCGATTCCCGCGACGGCAGCTACCTGGGCAGGGTGAATGCCTAG
- the nusB gene encoding transcription antitermination factor NusB, whose protein sequence is MADRRGDRGRHQARKRAVDLLFEAEARGITAAEAADGRNALSHTQADINALNPYTVTVARGVTEQAAHVDDLISSHLQGWTLERLPAVDRAILRVAVWELLHADDVPAPVAVDEAVELAKELSTDESPGFVNGVLGQVMLVTPQIRAAAAALRPSETGE, encoded by the coding sequence ATGGCTGACCGTCGTGGTGACCGTGGTCGACACCAAGCGCGTAAGCGCGCCGTCGACCTGCTGTTCGAGGCCGAGGCGCGCGGTATCACCGCCGCCGAAGCCGCCGATGGTCGCAATGCGCTGTCCCACACGCAGGCCGATATCAACGCGCTGAACCCGTACACGGTGACGGTGGCCCGCGGTGTCACCGAGCAGGCCGCGCACGTCGACGACCTGATCTCCTCGCACCTGCAGGGCTGGACGCTGGAGCGGCTGCCCGCGGTGGACCGCGCCATCCTGCGGGTGGCGGTGTGGGAACTGCTGCACGCCGATGACGTGCCCGCGCCCGTCGCCGTCGACGAGGCCGTCGAGCTGGCCAAGGAACTGTCCACCGACGAATCCCCGGGCTTCGTCAACGGTGTGCTCGGCCAGGTGATGTTGGTGACCCCGCAGATCCGGGCCGCCGCGGCGGCGCTGCGGCCGTCGGAGACCGGGGAGTAA
- a CDS encoding M24 family metallopeptidase, which yields MTISARRDRLRHRLAAAELDAILVTDLVNVRYLSGFTGSNAALLVRVDQDTPVLATDGRYVTQAAAQAPDAELVIERAVGAHLAARAAADGVRRLGFESHVVTVDGFGLLERAVGDAGGVEFVRAAGMVERLREVKDAGEVAILRLACEAADAALHDLVNRGGLRPGRTEKQVGRELESLMLDHGADGVSFETIVAAGPNSAIPHHRPTDAVLTDGDFVKIDFGALVAGYHSDMTRTFVLGHAAQWQRDLYALVASSQAAGRNALAAGAALRDVDAASRQVIADAGFAENFGHGLGHGVGLQIHEAPGISASAVGTLLAGAAVTVEPGVYLPGRGGVRIEDTLVVGSESAPTPELLTRFPKELAVIT from the coding sequence GTGACGATATCTGCGCGCCGGGACCGTTTGCGGCACCGGCTGGCGGCCGCCGAACTGGACGCCATATTGGTAACCGACCTGGTCAACGTCCGATATCTGTCCGGCTTCACCGGATCCAACGCCGCACTTTTGGTGCGTGTCGACCAAGACACGCCGGTGTTGGCAACCGACGGGCGTTATGTAACGCAGGCCGCGGCGCAGGCGCCGGACGCCGAACTGGTCATCGAACGTGCCGTCGGCGCGCACCTGGCCGCCCGCGCGGCCGCCGACGGTGTGCGCCGGCTCGGTTTCGAGAGCCATGTGGTGACCGTCGATGGGTTCGGTCTGCTGGAACGGGCGGTGGGTGACGCCGGGGGAGTCGAGTTCGTCCGGGCCGCCGGCATGGTCGAACGGCTGCGGGAGGTCAAGGATGCTGGCGAGGTCGCCATCCTGCGGCTGGCCTGCGAGGCGGCCGACGCGGCCCTGCATGATCTGGTGAACCGCGGCGGGCTGCGCCCCGGGCGCACCGAGAAGCAGGTCGGTCGCGAGCTGGAATCGCTGATGCTCGACCATGGCGCCGACGGTGTGTCCTTCGAGACCATCGTGGCCGCCGGACCGAACTCGGCCATCCCGCACCACCGGCCCACCGACGCGGTGCTCACCGACGGCGATTTCGTGAAGATCGACTTCGGCGCACTGGTCGCCGGCTACCACTCGGATATGACCCGGACCTTCGTGCTGGGGCACGCCGCGCAGTGGCAGCGAGATCTGTACGCCCTGGTGGCGAGCAGCCAGGCGGCCGGCCGCAACGCGCTGGCGGCGGGGGCTGCGCTGCGGGACGTCGACGCCGCGTCCCGGCAGGTGATCGCCGACGCAGGGTTCGCCGAGAACTTCGGTCACGGCCTCGGCCACGGCGTCGGACTGCAGATCCACGAAGCGCCGGGGATCAGTGCCTCGGCCGTCGGTACACTGCTTGCTGGCGCTGCGGTCACCGTGGAGCCCGGCGTCTATCTGCCCGGCCGGGGCGGTGTCCGAATCGAGGACACCCTGGTTGTCGGCAGCGAGAGCGCACCTACACCCGAGTTACTCACCCGGTTCCCCAAGGAACTGGCTGTCATCACCTGA
- the pyrR gene encoding bifunctional pyr operon transcriptional regulator/uracil phosphoribosyltransferase PyrR, producing MGTPSPDRELMSAADVSRTISRIAHQIIEKTALDAPDAPRVVLLGIPTRGVTLAARLAEKVHEFAGVALPHGALDITLYRDDLNSKPPRPLESTSIPAGGIDGALVILVDDVLYSGRSVRSALDALRDIGRPRIVQLAVLVDRGHRELPVRADYVGKNVPTSRAENVKVRLQEPDGQDSVRIAPYGGPTR from the coding sequence ATGGGCACACCCAGCCCCGACCGGGAATTGATGTCCGCCGCGGATGTGAGCCGGACCATCTCGCGCATCGCGCATCAGATCATCGAGAAGACCGCGCTGGACGCGCCGGACGCCCCGCGCGTGGTGTTGCTCGGCATCCCGACCCGCGGCGTGACGCTGGCCGCGCGGCTCGCCGAAAAGGTGCACGAGTTCGCGGGTGTCGCGCTGCCGCACGGTGCACTGGACATCACGCTCTATCGCGACGACCTGAATTCCAAACCGCCACGGCCCCTGGAGTCGACCTCCATCCCGGCCGGCGGTATCGACGGCGCGCTGGTGATCCTGGTCGACGACGTGCTGTATTCCGGCCGTTCGGTGCGCTCTGCGCTGGATGCGCTGCGGGACATCGGGCGGCCCCGCATCGTGCAACTGGCGGTGCTGGTCGACCGCGGGCACCGGGAGCTGCCGGTCCGGGCGGACTATGTCGGCAAGAACGTGCCCACCTCGCGCGCAGAGAACGTCAAGGTCCGACTGCAGGAGCCCGATGGGCAGGACAGCGTGCGGATCGCACCGTATGGAGGGCCGACCAGGTGA
- a CDS encoding serine hydrolase domain-containing protein, producing the protein MNLDNNRASISEAIDGGLLAGAVTLVWHAGQVVQVNELGHRDIAAGLPMQRDTIFRIASMSKPVTVAAAMTLAEEGLFALDDPVARWVPEVAALRVLIEPGSALDDTTALRRPITFDDLMTHRAGLAYPFSITGPLAKAYGRLSFRQNEQRWLNELAQLPLAHQPGARITYSHGTDVLGIAISRIAGKPLHELLSERIFDPLGMSDTGFALSLAQRRRMATMYGLGADETLRDDVMGPPALTPPEFCAGGAGLMSTADDYLTFARMLLGDGTVDGVRILSPESVRVMRTDRLTADQKEQNFLGVPFWIGRGFGLSMSVVTDPAQSERFFGPGGLGTFGWPGAFGTWWQADPANDVIVLYLIQNYPDLTADVAQVAGNTSMAKLRMAQPKFVRRTYQGLGL; encoded by the coding sequence GTGAATCTCGACAACAACCGCGCCTCCATCTCCGAGGCCATCGACGGCGGCCTGCTCGCCGGCGCCGTCACCCTGGTATGGCATGCCGGGCAGGTGGTGCAGGTCAACGAGTTGGGTCACCGCGATATCGCGGCCGGGCTGCCGATGCAGCGCGACACGATCTTCCGGATCGCCTCGATGAGCAAACCGGTGACGGTGGCGGCGGCGATGACGCTGGCCGAGGAGGGCCTGTTCGCGCTCGACGACCCGGTGGCCCGCTGGGTGCCCGAGGTCGCCGCGCTGCGGGTGCTGATCGAACCCGGCAGTGCGCTCGACGATACGACGGCGCTGCGCCGACCGATCACCTTCGACGACCTGATGACCCACCGCGCCGGCCTGGCCTATCCGTTCTCCATCACCGGTCCGCTGGCCAAAGCCTATGGGCGGCTGTCGTTCCGGCAGAACGAACAGCGCTGGCTCAACGAGCTGGCGCAGCTGCCGCTGGCCCACCAGCCCGGCGCGCGCATCACCTACAGCCACGGCACCGACGTGCTGGGCATCGCGATCTCCCGGATCGCCGGAAAACCGTTGCACGAGTTGCTCTCCGAACGCATCTTCGACCCGCTGGGCATGTCCGACACCGGTTTCGCCCTCAGCCTGGCCCAGCGCCGCCGGATGGCCACCATGTACGGCCTCGGCGCGGACGAGACGCTACGCGACGACGTGATGGGCCCGCCCGCGCTCACGCCGCCCGAGTTCTGCGCCGGCGGTGCGGGGTTGATGTCAACGGCCGACGACTACCTGACGTTCGCCCGGATGCTGCTCGGCGACGGCACGGTGGACGGCGTGCGGATCCTGTCCCCCGAATCGGTGCGCGTGATGCGCACCGACCGGTTGACCGCGGACCAGAAGGAGCAGAACTTCCTCGGGGTGCCGTTCTGGATCGGCCGCGGCTTCGGGCTGAGCATGTCGGTGGTCACCGATCCCGCCCAGTCCGAACGATTCTTCGGCCCGGGTGGTCTGGGCACCTTCGGCTGGCCGGGCGCGTTCGGCACCTGGTGGCAGGCCGACCCGGCCAATGACGTCATCGTGCTCTATCTGATCCAGAACTATCCGGATCTGACCGCCGATGTCGCGCAGGTCGCCGGCAACACCTCGATGGCGAAACTGCGGATGGCACAACCGAAGTTCGTGCGCCGGACCTACCAGGGGTTGGGCCTCTGA